The following nucleotide sequence is from Pseudoalteromonas xiamenensis.
AATTGAAAGTGCGTTAGTTGCACACGAATCAGTAGCGGAAGCTGCAGTCGTTGGTTATCCGCATGACATTAAGGGCCAAGGCATCTATGTATACGTAACGCCAAATGAGGGTGTCACGGTCACTGAAGAGTTAACGAAAGAAGTGCGTAATTGGGTTCGCAAAGAATTGAGTCCTATTGCCTCACCAGACATGATCCAATGGACTCCAGGTCTGCCAAAAACACGCTCAGGTAAAATTATGCGTCGTATTTTGCGAAAAATCGCGGCGAATGAATACGAGCAATTGGGTGATACGTCAACGCTTGCAGACCCATCTGTGGTTGAAGAGTTGATTGAGAATCGCTTGAACCGTTAATTGAGCGTTAAAAACTTGATTCTCATTGAGTTATAAACGTACTATAACGGCTGCCCTTGCGCTCAAGGGCAGCCGATTTTTTAGGAGCAAACCATGAGTCAGTTTTTAATCGCGGATGACCATCCTCTATTTAGGGAAGCACTAAAAGGGGCCTTACTGTCTCGAATTGAAGGCTTAACTGTATTCGAATCGGATAATTTCGACAGCACATTGGCTGTTTTGTCTGAGCAAGAAGACTTAGATTTGTTGTTGTTAGACCTCCACATGCCAGGCAATGGCGACTTATATGGACTTATTCGTATTCGTGAAGATTACCCTAGTTTGCCTATCGCCGTCGTTTCGGGCAGTGAAGACCTAACGATTGTCTCTAAAGTCATGGGATATGGAGCAATGGGCTTTATCCCAAAGGCGTCATCCTCTGATGACATTGCATATGCTATAGAGCAAATCCTTGAAGGGGAGTCTTGGTTGCCGGAATCAATTAAAGATAAAGTCGCTGCCATTACCGTTGAAGATAAGGAGCTTGCACAACAAGTTGCTTCGCTAACCCCACAACAATACAAAGTGCTGCAATATTTACACGAAGGACTGTTAAATAAGCAAATTGCGTATGAATTGAATATTTCTGAGGCCACCGTAAAGGCCCACATTACTGCAATATTTAGAAAATTGGGTGTTTATAACCGTACTCAAGCTGTGCTGATCGCCTCAAAACTACAACTAGAACCAATCGAACCATCAGCGTAAGAGGCAATGCCTCTTACATTCAATCTATTCGTGTTTAAGCAAAAACCACCGTTTTATTGCCATTGATAAACACTTTCTGTTCACAGGCTAATTGTAACGCCTTACAAAAAACGGTTTTTTCAATATCTCGACCAATTTTGGCCATGTCTTCGGCGTTATCTGCATGTGTTACTTGGGTGACATCTTGCAAAATAATAGGCCCTTCATCGAGTCTCATCATTCACAAAGTGTGCGGTCGCACCAATGATTTTTACGCCTCGTTCAAATGCTTGGTGATAAGGCCTAGCGCCGATAAATGCGGGCAAAAAAGAGTGATGAATATTGATAATTCGGTTACTAAAACGAGAGACGAAACTGGGACTTAGGATACGCATGTATTTAGCAAGCCCAATCACATCCGGTTTGTATTCCTCAACT
It contains:
- a CDS encoding LuxR C-terminal-related transcriptional regulator — its product is MSQFLIADDHPLFREALKGALLSRIEGLTVFESDNFDSTLAVLSEQEDLDLLLLDLHMPGNGDLYGLIRIREDYPSLPIAVVSGSEDLTIVSKVMGYGAMGFIPKASSSDDIAYAIEQILEGESWLPESIKDKVAAITVEDKELAQQVASLTPQQYKVLQYLHEGLLNKQIAYELNISEATVKAHITAIFRKLGVYNRTQAVLIASKLQLEPIEPSA